The Electrophorus electricus isolate fEleEle1 chromosome 15, fEleEle1.pri, whole genome shotgun sequence genome segment ACAGTGGCTATAGAAAATCAACATGCTATGGCAAGGTCACACCAGCTCAGCTACAGTATACAGCGCTACTGTGTGTCACTcaggaaacacaaaaagaaaaacacttcacatatataaatatattacactaATTACATTAACGATGGGAACGGTATACACAGtgggagagtggggggagaggcTTGCCTGTGAAAAAGAACATTGACACTAGCAGACGCGTGTAGACTTCCTCCCTGGGTTGCGTGAGCATAAGACACCAGAGTGGAGAGTTGATTCACAGTCACTGCACCATAAGCAAGGACCCAGAGCTTGGGCCCAGGATTTGATCAAAGGATTTGGGTGAAGCTGGGGGAGGCAATGCTCTGCCACTCGGCAGGGCCACAGCTCTCAGCCTGAGGCTGTCAGGCAGTGATTTGCATGGGCAAAAGGGCTCCTTATTGAAAATCAAAAACCAAGGCCTTTGGTGAGATTATTTCTCTGAATGTTATAAGTGgatgcagtaataataataataataataataataataatgatcatcatcatcatcatcatcaaaatcaGATGCAAGCAGTTAGCCTACTCATTTAGTGgcttttaaaagtttaaagGCCAATGGTGTTTGGGGCAATCAGAGCATAGCATCTCACTGGGCgtagaaaaacacaaatcaagtaTATGAAGGGAAACTACTGTATGAAAGGGCACTTGCTTTTAACAAAAAATAGTAGGGGCAGTCTCTCTGTGCATGCCAGTGACACCAAGCACTTTAATGATAGCAATTCAGACTGGTCAGAAAAGGAGTGGGAAAAGAAGATAATGACCAAAGAATGGCTGACAATGGTCGTGAACATGTGGGTGTGACAAAGCGTTTTCACTGGTTTGAGTAAGCCTGAGAGGGCCCTGGGCTTGGAGGTGCAGAGTGTAAACAAGCTCCCTCATCTGCTGCATAGAGCTTTTATTGAGCTGCTTTAGAAACCACAATAGTTCTGGTGTGAAACATCAGCCAGAGTGTTTACAGTGATGAACCAGATGGTTTGTTGCATGTTTTAAGACCATAAAGGTCCTGTACCCTGCCACTAAGGATAAGAAGCACAGCCTGTCAGCTAGTGTGGGGATGTGATGTGACCTTTGGCACAGATGGTAATACCCAGCTCTGGACATAAGCCTTTCCTATGCAGCAGACAATAGCAAATAAATAACACTTTCACCACTATCTGCATACCTTTATACAGGATTATAAGTGAACAACAGTCTTTCAAAACATTCTCAACATGCTATATTAATATTTCACAAAGGCCTCTCTATAGTGCCCATACACCTCTTATAGTTCTTATGCCTAATCAGAAAAATATGGCTGAGAGAGGCAAGCACAGTAATTCAACCAGTCTCTATTAAACAGTAAAGATTGTCCTGTATCCAAAATATATCACAATTTGAATATGGAAATGTTTAGTGACGTGAAGTTTAGTTTGATGTTTgtaggaaaaacaaacaaacaacaacaacaacaaaaaaaaaacatcaccatGTTTCTCACTACGGAGTACCTTGGGGAAAATCAACTCAAGTTTTTCCATGCAACACCTCTAGTAACCACTAGGAGATGTAGTACATCACCAATAATATTTCAGCACTGAAGAGCTTTGCTGTGTGTATCTCCAAATAGTTCTCTTCAGTGCAAAtgtgcaatatttaaataaaaaacattcacTGTGTTATGTGATGTTATTTGATTTCCACAAAGCTTGTAGTGTCCTACactgctgtatttgtgttctgTATGGGACACTTGTCACACAAAAGcaatatgaaaacacatttgaaatgctGCAGGAACATCATTTCACTCACACTAAAACACTTTCTACTGTGTCCTAAGGGTTCACCTAGATTTCATgtcagtctttttaaaattgtagaaGGAACCAGCTGGCAATTTACAATGGGGCCAGGAAGACTCAAAATACTGACAGCCAGGGAGGATAATGAGTTTGTGACTACACTTAAGACATATTGCACATGAAGCCTTATTGGGAGCCcaaaaaaacctttacattttacaattacgCACAGGCAGAAAATGTCCATTCTGAACGGTAAAAAAATGTAGTTCCATTTTtttgggaggagagagagaaaactgtttAGGAGGGGAGTGTTTTGCACTCTAGTTGGGAGAGCAGAGGACGGTCACACAGACAGGTCAGAAATAACCAATTTGTCCATTTTATTTCCAATCTCAGAGGGGACTGAAATCTCATCAGTCTCATAATCATCCTCAAAAGACCTGAAACAGCAAGCACACATAGCACATCAGATGACTATTCATTTAGATGAAACTGTGGAGATTAAACACATCAATGAACATACTTACTATATTGatataacacaaacataaagtATGTAAATAAgtagtaaataaatatgtgtagCTAATATGTCTGTGCCAAAACAGACTAGGAAAGGCTGGTTCTATACTGGGGTCATACTCACCCCTCGTGTAGCTGCTCACTGGCTGTTTCCTCAGCAACCAAGATCTCATACTCCTCTGCTGCAAACTTATCCCAGTCTGAGGGTTCAGGACCATCTCCATCCAAATCCtgcaaaccacacacatacacaaacacacatactcttcACCTCAAACTCAACTGGTCCAGACAGATACAATGGTTTTACGTGCCATAGCTATAGTAGCATCTCAgctgtgtttgtgatgtgtttggttggtttgtgtgctttgtgcaaAGTTGTAGGCTTTTTGTTATCTAATACGGTTGAATGTGCTGCAGAAGCAAAGAAatctcaccaccaccaccacgtttCCATGGCAGCTCACTATAAATGTACATGTCTGAAAATGGTTTGAGTCAGGGGGTCTGTGTAGGAGAAAGACAATGAGTCTTACCTTTTGCACTGCAAATGGATCTCTCTGCTCATGGTCCAGGTACTTCTCCAGGTTGAAGAAAGTGTCAAAAAATATGTGTGTCATCCTGCACCGCTTCAGATCACGAAGCGTGATCTTCCCTGCAAAGACCACAACAAAGGTAGAGGCCACATTATCATCGGGTTGAGAAAACATCATGTGCACTGCAGAggagattttaaaaacactgattAGAACATTTTATGATGGAAAAGGGAGGGGAAACATCAATACAGCAGTATGCTGTGCTGCCCAGTGCCTAATCTTATTACAGCTGGGAATTTACTGGACAGCATTTAACCAAAACACTGTCAGTGCATCAGGAAGATTGGCTAAGAatgtttcatttcttcattttcatgGTGTGTTCTACACTTTCTTAATTTTCATGGGAatggtgtgaatgtgttttacactttccattcttttttttagatTCCATACTATAGTTTTCATGAGGATGATCTGTGTCAGTTTACTTTTATCTGATTAGGTGGTGTTGAGACGGACTTGGTAGAAGATGCCCAGCCTTTCTCACCTTGGTACTCTGGTTTGACGAGGTCCAGCATCTGGCAAAGTAGATCTTGAAAGGGCAGTGGTTCAATTCCCATGCCCTCCATTCGCTCACACTGCTCCTCATAGAAGTACTCAAGCTCATACATGGAGAGTACGCCATCCCCATCCAGATCCATACAGCGAAACCAGtactccacactaacacacacatcatagACATTTTATGGCAAGCTAATTCAAGTTCATCACATCTCTCTATAAAGTTCATTCTGAATCATAAGTggaattgttttaaatttaaaaaatccctATTAAAAAACTTTTCAGGAGCACGGCTCCCAACACAAGCAAGTTGAGCATCCTTAGCCACCTTTATGCTTAAGTGCTTAAGAGCTAAGCCACTTGTGTAGTCTTAGCAGGTACTGACTCACTTGCCAGATTAACATCCAAATTATCATGCCCACACTGCTATTCGCAGAGTTTGTTGCAGTGTTGCAAGGACCATCACCTTGAGCAAAGTGTTCTGGTAAAAGGaaagccccaccccccataAATGGCTGATATAGTAACAGTGGCGCTACCTGGTAGGATTCTTCTTGTCTTCTTCTGAGATGAGGAACCACACAAACTCAGCATAGCTCATTCTGCCTTCTCTTTGCACAGAGTTTCCCCTGAAACATAAGAGAGGAATTTAGCTCTGTCCAGTACAACCCCACAGACATTACAAAGGACTTTATTTCCCCTCTGTCTTACCGGGTCACAGCCCCTGAGAACAGCCGCTCAATGATCCTGCTAGATGATGCtgcaggaaggaaaaaaacatctcAGAAACTCACTCCCAGAAACAGTCTCATAAGGAACCTGCTCTCAGAACCTGCTCTAATCAGGAACTCAGTCtcagaaaaaaacccatcagAAACTCACTCCCTGAAAAATAACACTTAGAATCTCATTctaagaaaaaaatctgaaaaacattcaaaaactgATTCTACTGAAATTAATTCTCAGAAAACTTCACAACAAAGTCAAtctgagttaaaaaaaaaaaaaaaaaaacaatcagaaGCTCACTTTCTGAAAAACCCATCAGACTCACTCTATGAAAAATTCATCAGAAACTCATTCTCTGAAAAACTCTTATCTGAAACTCactctaagaaaaaaaaaaacctcatcaaAAACTCACTTTCTAAAAAACTTTAATCAAAAACTCaatctcagaaaaaaaatgcatttaagacATTTACATCAGAACTCTCATCAGAAATTCActtactctcactctcagaAAAACTCAGTTCTGACTTTGTTATATTCACATTTCAACCTGATTGTAGCTGTTCACTCCACTTACCATGGTCGTTGTACCTAGCCAGATCCTTGGGGTCAATGAAGAGGTCATGGTCAGTGTCCAGCTCCCAGAACTTACAGTAGATAACGTAAAAGTGTTCATAAGAAAAGTAGTCTGTGATCTGATTGATatcatcctcctcttccagcAGGGCAAGAGTCTGGCAAAAGAGAGTGCTGTTTTCAAGTAAAGCTATGGGGCATAAAGGAATTCTTCAtccaaatatttcacattttgcattttgctaATGAAAAACTGATAGTTTTCATCCTGAATTAGTAAAAGGTATCATTATTAGCAACATTAGCAATTTAAATTTCTTCAAATGAGTCAGTTGGGTTTTCTTCCATTCTCTGTGTTTTGATATGCTGAGAGAGTACTGCTGAAATGCTGAATGTATACTTTCTGATTTCTGGTGTTCATTGACACAAAATCAGATTATTTGACAACTTCAGGCATTTCGAAAAACTTCAATTCTAGTTATGATCAGGTATAATGTATTATTCACATATCTACATTTCCCTTTTCAGGATTTGTCAGCATCTCGATGCACAAAGAACAGAATAAATCTAAAACGAATCCATTCCTTCAGGATTTGACTCCTTTAAAACAATGTTGATTTAAGAACTATGTTGAGACATTTGTACTACATTTTAGTGATATACATCTTGTACCTGTAGGAAGTTGCTTCTCCTGAGCTCAGTCATGGTGATCCTGCCTGTCCAGGACCGATTGACTGTGTAAAATATGCGCTGAATCACCTATATCAACAAAGCAACAGGGCAAAGAGTGACAGTGCATATAGTAAGGAGTCAAAAAGGAATATTAAACACAATAGGCCAGATTCATTAAACATGGCAGTAACCACGTTACGGCATGCAAAATGTACGTGAGAGtattaaattcatattcataaagtTACCATGGCAATAATTGGCACACAGGTGTCAATTGTTGTGGTAAATTAACCTGTGCCTTaggtgaaagccaatcaaacttgacatgtaaatgaggccatACATATTAAAGACTCACACAAGGAAACACATGACTGACTAAGCTTAGTCAAGAGACCAGAGGTATGCTGAAAACTGATGCGAACCCCATGGTTGCACTGAGATGATTACATCAGTACTTCTTCTAAACAGCAAAATTGTATCACTTCTCTGTCTATATCTGTTTATAGTTTCATTTGTATTTCTTATGGCAAAGGTTTGTGGTATTCTGAGATCTTACTTATTCCTCTTCTTGTAATCCTTCTATTGCAGTTGCAATATTTGCCATTATGCTTAGTCAAAACAGATCAAAATAAAATCGAAATTGAGTTTTGCAAAATTTTGTGGATGACTTGCATAGGTGTTAGAGAAAAGATCATTCAAATccacatgaaataaaaaaaatagccCACTTTACATATACCACTGGACAGGTTTAGGTGGTATTTTTGTGGAGTACTGTATTATGAATCACTAACATCATATGCTAACGAGGACAAAATGTGGTAGCACCATATATCACATAAATGGGAAAATATGTCGGCAATCCATATTTATGAATGAGGAAATGTGTTACTGCGGCTGTTAATTTGCTGTTAATGTCATGGTAAATCTAGTGGTAGGTTTTATAAATTTGGCTCATCAAGACTAAGCATTAAGGTACTACAGTGGTTATATTTTGATTCTTAAATGATTAGAAAAGCCATCAGAATTGGTAAAGGGTCTTTGCTGTGCCAGaatgtctctttgtctcttggttaaataaaataataaaaaataaaataaaaataagagaacAAAAAAATTGTTGATCTCAGTAGCCAGAAGGTATAAAGGCGCAGTGTAAATAAGTCACATATATCTCCAGTCTCAAAGGAGGTCTGCACAACTTGTGATTATGTGAGAGGAGTCAGCCTTCTAAAAAAGCAAAGCTTCAGTGACAGTATGTGCTCAAGTTATGGGCTGAACTAGAGACAGTGCCCGGGTAATTTCAGGGAAGGCCAAGGGCGGATTCTTAGTAGTTTCAGAGAGGACCAAAGACCACTTCCTGGTAGTTTTGTGCTCCTGGGAGCAATGGATAGCACAGGAAGGGGCTAAATATGGCTATGTAGAACTGACGGTGGCATCTTTCCGTGATGTCAGGCTTGACCAAAGCTACTTCTCCACCACACCCCATCCAGCtgtccacagacagacagacgcatAGTGGGTCATGTCTTACTCAAGTAAGATGAGTATGTGAGCTTGACTAACTCAGCTCTAATAGATGGACTCAGTTTACCATATTCATCTTGCTGAGTTTACCTCAGAGCTCAACACCAGAATACCTGATCAATGCTTATAAATAACTGCACTTTCAAGCAACTTCTGCTTTGAGCTTCATCTATATATCAACCTCTGGGCAgctaagtttttttttcatacatgtGTAGAAAAAGTTGCTAACAAAACAGCTTGAAGGACAGGTCACCATTTACTGTGCAGTGACTACAAAATGGCTGCTGCTATAATTGTGACAGATGTCTGCCAGTGTAATGTCATCATAGTCTTAATAAAGACACATACGGTTGTGATATAGCGGGAATGGAATTCAGGGGCGTCCTTTAAAAACGTCAGCCCTGGGTGAGTGTCCACGATGTCCTAAAAAGACATtgtaagaaataaaaacaaacaaaaagttaaaCGCAAGCACACTTATACCCCAGTGGTGAACACACAGAAGCTTTCTTTTCTCTGCGGTGGAAAGCCAACCTGTAACAGAGGGATGAAATCTTCTTGTTCCAGATAATTACAGCCTGGCTTGGCCAGCAAGTAAACAAATTTGGATGCATCATCATAGCAGCTGTGTAACAACCTGTGGAGAGGCCAGAGAGCACACATTAACTACAGATCCACTCTAAACAGCGGGTTGCCATGATGAATCTTGTGAAGTCTTCATCACAGATTCTACAACACAGTGTTTCAGGATCACAAAGAACTTTCTCCAAGCTTGCATCTCTCCTGAGCTTCTTTGAAACAGGAAAAATGATGTTGTTCACCTGCTGAGAAGTGGCTAGCATAGGGCGAAAACAAACTCAAAGAGGGTCTGATGACTCAGGGACTGAGAACCTCCTGTCTACATGCAGAGCTTGTGCAGATGTGTTGTTCAGAATATGTCTGGTTAAGGCTAGGGGTAGGTACAGTACTAGGATATGTGTATAGTATGTTTAAGGTTAGTATTCGGTACAGTACTAGGATATGTGTAGAGTATGTTCAAGGTTAGGGTAGGTAGATTATTAGGATATGTGTAGAGTATGTTTAAGGGTAGGGTAGGTAGATTATTAGGATATGTATAGGGTATGTTTAAGGTTTGGGGTAAGTAGAGCACTAGGATATGTGTACAGTATGTttaaggttaggggtaggggttgAAGGGGTGGGTTAtgtcattgtgtttttttgtttgtttttaactagACCTTGTTGGCTCACTTACTTCCTCCAGTTGGCAATAAAGGAGTGGACTGAGACAAAAcctgtcctctctcctcctgcacAGTTAAACATGGGGGCCTTCCAGTACAGTGGACACCCACAGGCctgaacaaaaaaagaaaaatctgtcacactgctattatttatCAAGCATGTAAAAGCAACTTTATTTATCATGACGGCATTTGTCATGTGTAGGTAGAACCATGCATGCTACCAGAATACATAttctaaagcataaaaacacCTTTCACTTTGACTAGAGCTGTAGACAAGATCCCTAAAGTCATGACGAGTCAGCTTTAAACAGTCAGCTCAGATCAACACAGACCAGCGCAGACTATACCACAGACAAGACAAACTGGGTCCATGACTAACACTCCTGAGATTTGTTGGTGGCTAAGAATCATTGGTGATAATCAAACATTCCCATTTGTTGGTCACAGTGCAAGTCTTGTCTGTGACCTTTGACTCGGATCatgataaatgttaaaatgtttagaAATAGTTTCTCTCTGGTTCCCTTTCAGTGGCAGCTGTTAAGGAGGACAAAAACTCACTCCTAATGCGTTTTTGTGAAGTAAaaaggatattaaaaaaaacactggattAAAGGATAACTATACACTGAGTTGCCAGTTTATTGGTTTGACTATAGCTGTAGGATACTAAAttcttttaaatcatttaactATGATCTGTTCAATGACTGGTTATACTTGTCACTTTAcaactgttctttttttccagtgGCCTCTTTATTTAATGTTCAAAAAAGAGCAGGCaatatctgaatattttctGTATAATTGTATAGATCCATATCTGCTTATGTTGTATCTCCAAGTGTTTGCTAGGAAGGGTTGAGACAATATACATGGGGTATAATTATAACTCTGGTGCAGCCAGCCAGCTGATTTCAGAGTACAATAGTGGTGCTAGGAATGGTGGACTGCAACTTACAACTGCAATAAAATATATGACTGCCTATTAGGTACGACTTTGAAGTATGTGGCCATCTATCTTAAGACTCAGGTTTGCATGCTGTTGATATATGTTGCCTTATTCATATACATTGTGCTGTGATGAAACTATGGTGTAATTACATTCAAGAACACATCAGTATTATGAAAACATGGTTCTCATCAGGAGCCTCTAGCTTGATATCGCTGTATATCGCTGCATATCATGCTTCTGACAAAACACTGTAATTGACTTCTTGGGCACCTTTGCAATCTTCCCCATCTCGTAAATGTCAGCTTTCTCTTCCTCAAACTCGGTGAAAGCTCTTTCGATTTTGGCAAGGGCCTCGTCATAGTTGGCAGTGCAGTTTGGAAGGCCTCTGGGGAAGTAGAAGCGTGGAATGTTtatggagggaggaggggggggttCTACCACTTTTGCaggtggggggggaggagagggtggaGCTGGTTCAGGGAGAGGGGCTAtagctggaggaggagctcccGGTTTCTTCTCTGGTTGGATCtaaatagagagagggagagaaaaagagaaagattgATCAAAAATATGCTTTAAGTATGATTACTTAAGCTTGTCTTTAGACCAAAAACTTGCATTCCTGAGTTTGTGATTGTTCTATATGTTCTGATTTTTTCATAAAGtcatataaaacacaacaaaaatcaaTTTGGCCAGAGAAATTAAATATCCTCTTGAAAACAAGTTCATTATAAATCATTATAACAAATTCTTATTGTTAAAATGGTGAAAGTTGATGGAGTGGAGAAGCTGTTTTAAGATAGATGATGCCTTCCAGCATAACATATAATAATTCAACTGCTACAAGAAACAAAATCCTCTCATTAACCATCAGCACACAGTGCCTTTTTCTCACCTTGTCCAAGCCTGTCAACACATGCAGGAACTCTGCCACAGGCTGTACTGGCTTATAGGCATTGATTACCACCCCATTCTGCTGTAACTTCAACAGATCCCAGACCAGTGGATATTCTGCACTACCACAGCATCAGCTTTCTTCGAGAGATAACAAGCTGTTCCTGAGACAGGTCACCCACCTGTATGCCTCCATGCATCCCTTAATAATTCCAGATAACAAGATTGCGTCTCACCTGATAAGGatagatttaattattttgtatatcgtttcatatgtatgtttaGTACTACTATTTGCTAGTAAAtcaccacacactcctgaaaGTTCCAACCTTTTCTCTGTCATGTGTAAGAAGAATCTGCTCTAAATAATTCTATAGGAAGCATGTAGAAATGTTTTCCCTTGGCATTCTAAACACAAGAGTGGGAACTTCCATGACGTTTCTTCTCATCTTGGGaacaaattgtaaaaaaaaaaaaaaaaaaaaaaaaaaaaaaaaaaaactcatggAAGGATCCATCAGAACCCACCACATTCCTGACACTTAATCTCATTTGATTGAAGTTCGATTAAATGAATTTACCCTGTCACAGACATAAATATCAATGAGCTTCCAAATATTGCTTAAAAACTACTTACATTGTTCCTAGGTTAGAATACTGTAGCCGTTTAATGTAGTTATAGGAGATGAAAGACTTTTAAAGTGACTGTGCCAACAACCTTGTGAGCTTATCAAATAAAGCAGCAAGGTTTGACAGTAGAGAGCCTTTGACAGTTAATGAACAGTGTAGTACAGTGTGCTGTTTTGGTCTTAAAGTATGGTATGCATACACTCTAATTTACACACCAGACACTTCAGGCCACTGACAGCTGTGTCCTGCCTCACCATGCAATGGTCTCAAGGGACCCAACACAAACTGAAGGTTAAATGACTGGTAGGGTAAATTCCAGAGACAGGTTGGTGCACAGATCAAATGCTCTACAGTGTTTATTCTCAGTGTGAAACAAGGCCCAGGAGCCTTATTGTGAAATCTCATCTAGAAACTTCACAACAGCACTCAAAAGACCAAAAAGGTCTGACTAGACATGAACATCTACTCTGCACCTGAATTTGGTGCACAttcatactgggaacacacagatcctgtgtacagtatgtattgAACACAACAGCTGttagtcgggggggg includes the following:
- the ppp2r3a gene encoding serine/threonine-protein phosphatase 2A regulatory subunit B'' subunit alpha isoform X2; its protein translation is MMIKEASLREDPDLRGELAFLARGCDFVLPSRFKKRLKSFQQAQIQPEKKPGAPPPAIAPLPEPAPPSPPPPPAKVVEPPPPPSINIPRFYFPRGLPNCTANYDEALAKIERAFTEFEEEKADIYEMGKIAKACGCPLYWKAPMFNCAGGERTGFVSVHSFIANWRKLLHSCYDDASKFVYLLAKPGCNYLEQEDFIPLLQDIVDTHPGLTFLKDAPEFHSRYITTVIQRIFYTVNRSWTGRITMTELRRSNFLQTLALLEEEDDINQITDYFSYEHFYVIYCKFWELDTDHDLFIDPKDLARYNDHASSSRIIERLFSGAVTRGNSVQREGRMSYAEFVWFLISEEDKKNPTSVEYWFRCMDLDGDGVLSMYELEYFYEEQCERMEGMGIEPLPFQDLLCQMLDLVKPEYQGKITLRDLKRCRMTHIFFDTFFNLEKYLDHEQRDPFAVQKDLDGDGPEPSDWDKFAAEEYEILVAEETASEQLHEGSFEDDYETDEISVPSEIGNKMDKLVISDLSV